In Chromobacterium rhizoryzae, one genomic interval encodes:
- a CDS encoding L-iditol 2-dehydrogenase, whose translation MKLKHKVAIVTGAAGGIGLAVARRYLAEGARCLLVDLRLSPELLALAGGADADNTALLAADIGKRDDIEHIVRAAIERFGRVDILYNNAALFDLAPLLEASWDSYERLFAVNVKGMFFLMQAAARQMAAQGEGGKIINLSSQAGRRGEALVAHYCASKAAVISYTQSAALALAPHGINVNAIAPGVVDTPMWDQVDAQFALYESLGPGEKKRRVGAAVPLGRMGRPEDLCGAAVFLASADADYITAQTLNVDGGNWMS comes from the coding sequence ATGAAGTTGAAACACAAGGTGGCCATCGTCACCGGCGCGGCCGGCGGCATCGGGCTGGCGGTGGCGCGCCGCTATCTGGCCGAAGGCGCGCGCTGCCTGCTGGTGGACCTGCGGCTGAGCCCGGAACTGCTGGCGCTGGCCGGCGGGGCGGACGCGGACAACACGGCCTTGCTGGCCGCCGACATCGGCAAGCGCGACGATATCGAACACATCGTCCGCGCCGCGATCGAGCGCTTCGGCCGCGTGGACATCCTCTACAACAACGCGGCGCTGTTCGACCTGGCCCCGCTGCTGGAAGCCAGCTGGGACAGCTATGAGCGGCTGTTCGCCGTCAACGTCAAGGGCATGTTCTTCCTGATGCAGGCGGCGGCGCGGCAAATGGCGGCCCAGGGCGAGGGCGGCAAGATCATCAATCTGTCGTCCCAGGCCGGCCGCCGCGGCGAGGCGCTGGTGGCCCATTACTGCGCCAGCAAGGCGGCGGTGATCAGCTACACCCAGTCCGCCGCCCTGGCGCTGGCGCCGCACGGCATCAACGTCAACGCCATCGCGCCCGGCGTGGTGGACACGCCGATGTGGGATCAGGTGGACGCGCAGTTCGCCCTTTACGAGAGCCTTGGCCCCGGCGAGAAAAAACGGCGGGTGGGCGCGGCGGTGCCGCTGGGCCGCATGGGCAGGCCGGAGGATTTATGCGGCGCGGCGGTGTTTCTCGCCTCCGCCGACGCGGACTACATCACCGCCCAGACGCTGAACGTGGACGGCGGCAACTGGATGAGCTGA
- a CDS encoding ABC transporter substrate-binding protein, whose product MTRPCRFPLAATLLLAGSAHAATLTIATLNNPDMITLKKLSPAFEAQNPGIKLNWVVLEENMLRQRVTTDIATKSGKFDLMTIGTYEAPIWAQKGWLQPMDQLAPGYELADVVKTARDALSYKGQLYALPFYVESSMTYYRKDLFAKLGLNMPERPTYQQIAGFAKTLKEKGGVYGICLRGKAGWGENMAYLSTLIHTNGGRWFDEQWRPTIDSPEWKQSLNFYVDLMRRYGPPGASTNGFNENLTLFASGKCGIWIDATVAAGLLFNPKESQVADKVGFAQAPTGVTPKGSSWLWSWALAVPKSSRQQAAAKQFAQWATSKDYIRLVAKDQGWTSVPPGTRLSTYQQPEYQKAAPFAKFVLAAIQQANPNEPALKKVPYTGIQYVGIPEFQSFGTVVGQAVSGALAGQSSVDAALKAGQAAADRAVRQGGYQKP is encoded by the coding sequence ATGACCAGACCCTGCCGCTTCCCGCTGGCCGCCACCCTGCTGCTGGCCGGCTCCGCCCACGCCGCCACCCTCACCATCGCCACGCTGAACAACCCGGACATGATCACGCTGAAAAAGCTGTCCCCGGCCTTCGAGGCGCAAAACCCCGGCATCAAGCTCAACTGGGTGGTGCTGGAGGAAAACATGCTGCGCCAGCGCGTCACCACCGACATCGCCACCAAGAGCGGCAAATTCGATCTGATGACGATAGGCACCTACGAAGCGCCGATCTGGGCCCAAAAAGGCTGGTTGCAGCCCATGGATCAACTGGCGCCCGGCTATGAACTGGCCGATGTGGTCAAGACCGCGCGCGACGCGCTGTCCTACAAGGGCCAGCTGTACGCGCTGCCCTTCTACGTGGAAAGCTCGATGACCTATTACCGCAAGGACTTGTTCGCCAAACTGGGGCTGAACATGCCGGAGCGGCCCACTTACCAGCAGATCGCCGGCTTCGCCAAAACGCTGAAGGAAAAAGGCGGGGTGTACGGCATCTGCCTGCGCGGCAAGGCCGGCTGGGGCGAGAACATGGCCTATCTGTCCACCCTGATCCACACCAACGGCGGCCGCTGGTTCGACGAGCAATGGCGGCCGACGATAGACAGCCCGGAGTGGAAGCAGTCGCTGAACTTCTACGTGGACCTGATGCGCCGCTACGGCCCGCCCGGCGCCAGCACCAACGGCTTCAACGAGAACCTGACCCTGTTCGCCAGCGGCAAATGCGGCATCTGGATAGACGCCACCGTGGCCGCCGGACTCTTGTTCAACCCCAAGGAATCCCAGGTGGCGGACAAGGTGGGCTTCGCCCAAGCGCCGACGGGGGTGACGCCCAAGGGCTCCAGCTGGCTGTGGTCCTGGGCGCTGGCGGTGCCCAAGTCCTCGCGCCAGCAGGCGGCGGCCAAGCAGTTCGCGCAATGGGCCACCTCCAAGGACTACATCCGGCTGGTGGCCAAGGATCAGGGCTGGACCTCGGTGCCGCCCGGCACCCGCCTGTCCACTTACCAGCAGCCGGAATACCAAAAGGCCGCGCCCTTCGCCAAATTCGTGCTGGCGGCGATCCAGCAGGCCAATCCCAATGAGCCGGCGCTGAAAAAAGTGCCCTATACCGGCATCCAGTATGTCGGCATCCCGGAGTTCCAGTCCTTCGGCACCGTGGTGGGCCAGGCCGTTTCCGGCGCGCTGGCCGGTCAAAGCAGCGTGGACGCGGCGCTGAAAGCCGGCCAGGCGGCGGCGGACCGGGCGGTGCGGCAAGGCGGTTATCAGAAGCCGTAA
- a CDS encoding carbohydrate ABC transporter permease, producing MPSPAHTLRADAGAAPPPRPRRGGVQRWLLAPAVLSLLLWSLVPLAMTLYFSVNRYSLLSPDESGFAGLDNYRFLWSDPAFVPSIANTLLLTGAVLLISVVGGVLMAVLFDQPCFGRGPARLLAIAPFFVMPTVGALIWKNMLLHPVYGLFAAAAQALGLPPVDWLGQYPMFSLILIVSWQWLPFAFLILLTAIQSLDPEQKEAAQIDGAGPLAMFFHIVLPHLRRPIGVVVMIETIFLLSVFAEIYATTGGGPGTSTTTLSFLIYAVGLQQFDVGLASTGGVLAVVLANIVAVFLIRMLAQNFKEERQT from the coding sequence ATGCCCTCTCCCGCTCACACTTTGCGCGCCGACGCCGGCGCGGCCCCGCCGCCCAGGCCGCGCCGCGGCGGCGTACAGCGCTGGCTGCTGGCCCCGGCGGTGCTCAGCCTGTTGCTGTGGTCGCTGGTGCCGCTGGCGATGACCCTGTATTTCTCGGTCAACCGCTACAGCCTGCTGAGCCCGGACGAATCCGGCTTCGCCGGCCTGGACAATTACCGCTTCCTGTGGAGCGATCCGGCCTTTGTCCCCTCCATCGCCAACACCTTGCTGCTGACCGGCGCGGTGCTGCTGATCTCCGTCGTCGGCGGCGTGCTGATGGCGGTGCTGTTCGACCAGCCCTGCTTCGGCCGCGGCCCGGCCCGGCTGCTGGCCATCGCGCCCTTCTTCGTGATGCCCACCGTGGGCGCGCTGATCTGGAAGAACATGCTGCTGCACCCGGTCTACGGCCTGTTCGCCGCCGCCGCGCAAGCGCTGGGCCTGCCGCCGGTGGACTGGCTGGGCCAGTACCCGATGTTCTCTCTCATCCTGATCGTCAGCTGGCAATGGCTGCCCTTTGCCTTCCTGATCCTGCTCACCGCCATCCAGTCGCTGGACCCGGAGCAGAAGGAAGCCGCCCAGATCGACGGCGCCGGCCCGCTGGCCATGTTCTTCCACATCGTCCTGCCGCATCTGAGGCGGCCCATCGGCGTGGTGGTGATGATTGAAACCATCTTTTTGCTATCGGTGTTCGCGGAAATCTACGCCACCACCGGCGGCGGCCCCGGCACCTCCACCACCACGCTGTCCTTTTTGATCTACGCGGTGGGCTTGCAGCAATTCGATGTCGGCCTGGCGTCCACCGGCGGCGTGCTGGCGGTGGTGCTGGCCAATATCGTGGCGGTGTTCCTGATCCGCATGCTGGCGCAGAACTTCAAGGAGGAGCGACAAACATGA
- a CDS encoding carbohydrate ABC transporter permease codes for MNARATLSWRYAATSAAAWLIALLLFFPILWMLLTAFKTEAQAYQLSLWFQPTLDSFREVFARSDYLAFAGHSIAVSFGATALSLLLAVPAAYSLAFHPGARAQPLLLWMLSTKMLPSVGVLLPVYLLLKQGGLLDTVTGLALVYALANLPIAVWMAYTYFCEVPREILEAARMDGAGLWQEIMHMLLPMALPGLASTSLLLLILSWNEAFWSINLSSAHAAPLTVFIASYSSPEGLFWAKLSAASLLAVAPILALGWLTQKQLVRGLTFGAVK; via the coding sequence ATGAACGCGAGAGCGACGCTGTCCTGGCGCTACGCCGCCACCTCCGCCGCGGCCTGGCTGATCGCCCTGCTGCTGTTCTTCCCCATCCTGTGGATGCTGCTGACCGCCTTCAAGACCGAGGCCCAGGCCTACCAGCTCAGCCTGTGGTTCCAGCCCACGCTGGACAGCTTCCGCGAGGTGTTCGCCCGCAGCGACTACCTGGCCTTTGCCGGCCATTCCATCGCCGTGTCCTTCGGCGCCACCGCGCTCAGCCTGCTGCTGGCGGTGCCGGCCGCCTATAGCCTGGCCTTCCATCCCGGCGCGCGCGCGCAGCCGCTGCTGCTGTGGATGCTGTCCACCAAGATGCTGCCTTCGGTGGGCGTGCTGCTGCCGGTCTATCTGCTGCTGAAACAGGGCGGCCTGCTGGATACCGTGACCGGGCTGGCGCTGGTCTACGCGCTGGCCAATCTGCCGATCGCGGTGTGGATGGCCTACACCTATTTCTGCGAAGTGCCGCGCGAAATCCTGGAGGCGGCGCGCATGGACGGCGCCGGCCTGTGGCAGGAAATCATGCATATGCTGCTGCCGATGGCCCTGCCCGGCCTGGCGTCCACCAGCTTGCTGTTGCTGATTCTGAGCTGGAACGAGGCGTTCTGGAGCATCAATCTGTCCAGCGCCCACGCCGCGCCGCTGACGGTGTTCATCGCCTCCTACTCCAGCCCGGAGGGCCTGTTCTGGGCCAAGCTGTCCGCCGCCTCGCTGCTGGCGGTGGCGCCCATCCTGGCGCTGGGCTGGCTGACGCAAAAGCAGCTGGTGCGCGGCCTCACTTTCGGAGCGGTCAAATGA
- a CDS encoding HAD family hydrolase encodes MSAAVSHLVCDCDGVLLDSEAAAQRALQTQLAARLPSGVDAAAVIQPRLGMTLEALLADIARQHPLPLTPDEIARIRRAVDAEVAARLRAVPGVAAALRAIPLPKAVASNSAGARVRAALRRTGLWPLFQGRVHCADEVGAAKPAPDVYLAACRSLRAAPDRCLALEDSVTGVTAARAAGLRVLGFAGAGHIAAGHAERLLAAGAGLVFDDMRRLPELVRRLQARPF; translated from the coding sequence ATGAGCGCCGCCGTCTCCCATCTGGTCTGCGATTGCGACGGGGTGCTGCTGGACAGCGAGGCCGCCGCCCAGCGCGCGCTGCAAACGCAGCTGGCGGCGCGCCTGCCGTCCGGCGTGGACGCGGCCGCGGTGATCCAGCCGCGGCTGGGCATGACGCTGGAAGCGCTGTTGGCCGACATCGCCCGCCAGCACCCCTTGCCGCTGACGCCGGACGAGATCGCGCGCATCCGCCGGGCGGTGGACGCCGAGGTGGCGGCGCGGCTGCGGGCCGTACCCGGCGTGGCCGCCGCCTTGCGCGCCATCCCCTTGCCCAAGGCGGTGGCCAGCAACAGCGCCGGGGCGCGGGTGCGCGCGGCGTTGCGCCGCACCGGGCTGTGGCCCTTGTTCCAGGGCCGCGTGCATTGCGCCGACGAGGTGGGCGCGGCCAAGCCGGCGCCGGATGTCTACCTGGCGGCCTGCCGCTCGCTGCGCGCCGCGCCGGATCGCTGCCTGGCGCTGGAGGACAGCGTCACCGGCGTCACCGCCGCCCGCGCCGCCGGCCTGCGCGTGCTGGGCTTCGCCGGCGCCGGCCACATCGCCGCCGGCCACGCAGAGCGGCTGCTGGCCGCCGGGGCCGGCCTGGTCTTCGACGATATGCGGCGGCTGCCGGAGCTGGTGCGCCGGCTGCAAGCCCGTCCGTTCTGA
- a CDS encoding ABC transporter ATP-binding protein codes for MASVQLRHVGKRYGDGPEVMSDIQLHIDDGEFVVFVGPSGCGKSTLLRMIAGLEEISDGELEIGGERMNEVPAAKRGIAMVFQSYALYPHMSLYDNMAFGLKLAGKSRAEIDAAVRRAAAILHIDHLLERKPKALSGGQRQRVAIGRAITRQPKVFLFDEPLSNLDAALRVKMRLEFARLHQQLKTTMIYVTHDQVEAMTLADKIVVLSAGRVEQVGAPRALYHHPANRFVAGFIGSPRMNFLPGRVLSIQPAGVAVRLDGGGELLAAVTAQDLKPGDAVAVGVRPEHLQPAPGPAALRARVAAVESLGDCAYLYAEAPDADEPLISRISDAQDFAAGDETGFSAQPHHCHLFREDGLALPRLPR; via the coding sequence ATGGCAAGCGTCCAATTGCGCCATGTCGGCAAACGCTACGGCGACGGTCCGGAAGTGATGTCCGACATTCAACTGCACATCGACGACGGCGAGTTCGTCGTCTTCGTCGGCCCGTCCGGCTGCGGCAAGTCCACGCTGCTGCGCATGATCGCCGGCCTGGAGGAGATCAGCGACGGCGAGCTGGAGATAGGCGGCGAACGCATGAACGAGGTGCCGGCGGCCAAGCGCGGCATCGCCATGGTGTTCCAGTCCTACGCGCTCTACCCGCATATGAGCTTGTACGACAATATGGCCTTCGGCCTCAAACTGGCCGGCAAGAGCCGCGCCGAGATCGACGCCGCGGTGCGCCGCGCCGCCGCCATCCTGCACATCGACCACCTGCTGGAGCGCAAGCCCAAGGCCCTGTCCGGCGGCCAGCGCCAACGGGTGGCCATAGGCCGCGCCATCACCCGCCAGCCCAAGGTGTTCTTGTTCGACGAGCCGCTGTCCAATCTGGACGCGGCGCTGCGGGTCAAAATGCGGCTGGAGTTCGCCCGCCTGCACCAGCAACTGAAAACCACCATGATCTACGTGACCCACGACCAGGTGGAGGCGATGACGCTGGCGGACAAGATTGTGGTGCTGTCGGCCGGCCGCGTCGAACAAGTGGGCGCGCCGCGCGCGCTCTACCACCATCCGGCCAACCGTTTCGTCGCCGGCTTCATCGGCTCGCCGCGGATGAATTTTCTGCCGGGCCGCGTGTTGAGCATCCAGCCGGCAGGCGTGGCCGTGCGTCTGGACGGCGGCGGCGAGCTGCTGGCGGCGGTGACGGCGCAAGACCTGAAGCCCGGCGACGCCGTCGCCGTCGGCGTCCGCCCGGAACACCTGCAACCGGCCCCCGGGCCAGCGGCGCTGCGCGCCCGCGTGGCCGCGGTGGAAAGCCTGGGCGACTGCGCCTATCTGTACGCCGAGGCGCCGGACGCCGACGAGCCGCTGATCAGCCGGATCTCGGACGCGCAGGACTTCGCCGCCGGCGACGAAACGGGCTTCAGCGCACAGCCGCATCACTGCCACCTGTTCCGCGAGGACGGCCTGGCCCTGCCGCGCCTGCCGCGCTAA
- the dalD gene encoding D-arabinitol 4-dehydrogenase, producing the protein MTLAPTPPRWLHIGAGAFHRAHQAVYLDQLAGADAEPWRLAVGNIRADLNPLLEQLAAQQGQYTLETVSPAGERRYRRIRAIDAVLPWDRQLSALIGEGAHPATRVISFTVTEAGYYLNQEQALDTANPELADDLHGGLNTLYGAVAAILRARAARGGGALTLLNCDNLRHNGERFRQGLEQFLTLRQETELLAWTRRHSSCPNAMVDRITPRPPPELAERVAAATGWRDPCAITAESFTQWVIEDRFAAGRPALERVGAQLVADVQPYEEAKIRILNASHSGIAWAGSLLGLDFIHQGAADPDIRQLAHDYVSQDVIPCLSPSPLDLAGYRDSVLERFGNPALGDSNQRVAADGYAKLPGFIAPTLRESIDAGRRPDACAMLPALFLRFLQRWRAGRLGYAYRDGSMDIAACHRMLAAADPVAAYCADPALWGPLAGSPALVAPLRAALARVDSWLDGRGRG; encoded by the coding sequence ATGACACTTGCCCCCACCCCGCCGCGCTGGCTGCATATCGGCGCCGGCGCCTTCCACCGCGCCCACCAGGCCGTCTATCTGGACCAACTGGCCGGCGCCGACGCCGAGCCCTGGCGGCTGGCCGTCGGCAATATCCGCGCCGACCTGAACCCGCTGCTGGAGCAGTTGGCGGCGCAGCAAGGCCAGTACACGCTGGAAACCGTCAGCCCGGCCGGCGAGCGCCGCTACCGGCGCATCCGCGCCATCGACGCGGTGCTGCCCTGGGATCGCCAACTGAGCGCGCTGATAGGCGAAGGCGCGCACCCGGCCACCCGGGTGATCTCCTTCACCGTCACCGAAGCCGGCTACTACCTGAACCAGGAGCAGGCGCTGGACACCGCCAATCCGGAGCTGGCGGACGATTTGCACGGTGGGCTCAACACCCTGTACGGCGCCGTCGCCGCGATTTTGCGCGCGCGCGCGGCGCGCGGCGGCGGCGCGCTCACCTTGCTCAACTGCGACAATCTGCGCCACAACGGCGAGCGCTTCCGCCAGGGCCTGGAACAGTTTCTGACCCTGCGCCAGGAAACCGAGCTGCTGGCGTGGACACGCCGCCACAGCAGCTGCCCCAACGCCATGGTGGACCGCATCACCCCGCGGCCGCCGCCGGAGCTGGCGGAGCGGGTGGCCGCCGCCACCGGCTGGCGCGACCCCTGCGCGATCACCGCCGAATCCTTCACCCAGTGGGTGATAGAGGACCGCTTCGCCGCCGGCCGCCCGGCGCTGGAGCGCGTCGGCGCGCAGCTGGTGGCCGATGTCCAGCCCTATGAGGAAGCCAAGATCCGCATCCTCAACGCCAGCCACAGCGGCATCGCCTGGGCCGGCAGCCTGCTGGGCCTGGACTTCATCCACCAGGGCGCGGCGGACCCGGACATCCGGCAACTGGCTCACGACTACGTCAGCCAGGACGTGATCCCCTGCCTCAGCCCCAGCCCGCTGGACCTGGCCGGCTACCGCGACAGCGTGCTGGAGCGCTTCGGCAATCCGGCGCTGGGCGACAGCAATCAGCGCGTGGCGGCGGACGGCTACGCCAAGCTGCCCGGCTTCATCGCGCCCACGCTGCGGGAATCCATCGACGCCGGCCGCCGGCCGGACGCCTGCGCCATGCTGCCGGCGCTGTTCCTGCGCTTTTTGCAACGCTGGCGCGCCGGCCGGCTGGGCTACGCCTACCGGGACGGCAGCATGGACATCGCCGCCTGCCATCGCATGCTGGCGGCCGCCGACCCGGTGGCCGCCTACTGCGCGGACCCGGCGCTCTGGGGCCCCTTGGCCGGCAGCCCGGCGCTGGTCGCGCCCTTGCGCGCCGCATTGGCGCGGGTGGACAGCTGGCTGGACGGCCGCGGACGGGGATAG
- the xylB gene encoding xylulokinase has protein sequence MYLGIDLGTSEIKAVLLDGDNRPLASAGAALDVSRPRPGWAEQDPEDWWRAACAAVAKLREQAPAALAATRAVGLSGQMHGAVLLDSRDRVLRPAILWNDLRSVAECAELTAAAPRLHAVAGNLAMPGFTAPKLRWLARHEPESFRAVATVLLPKDYLRLRLCGDKITDTSDASGTLWLDVGRRDWSEELLDAGGLSRRQMPRLVEGLAPAGRLSPAAAAAWGIAQPPLIAGGAGDGAASAVGIGAIAPGDGFLSLGTSGVIFVVDDRFRPNPAQALHAFCHALPRRWSLMSVMLSAASCLRWFCRLAGVDEATLLTEIEQLSPAEQAAAPVFLPYLSGERTPHNDPFAPGAFWGLSQAHGRAALGYAVLEGVAFGMADGLDALRAAGAAPRALSLVGGGARSPFWAQLLADALDAEILTHQGGEAGAALGAARLGWLADGGDLGAVCAKPPLRARCAPDAARHQALQARLRHFRALYQARPPSFAETSP, from the coding sequence ATGTATCTGGGCATCGATCTGGGCACTTCGGAAATCAAGGCCGTGCTGCTGGACGGCGACAACCGCCCGCTCGCCAGCGCCGGCGCGGCGCTGGACGTGTCGCGGCCGCGGCCGGGCTGGGCCGAGCAAGACCCGGAAGACTGGTGGCGCGCCGCCTGCGCGGCGGTCGCCAAGCTGCGCGAGCAGGCGCCGGCCGCGCTGGCCGCCACCCGCGCCGTCGGCCTGTCCGGCCAGATGCACGGCGCGGTGCTGCTGGACAGCAGGGACCGCGTGTTGCGGCCGGCCATCTTGTGGAACGATTTGCGCAGCGTGGCCGAATGCGCCGAACTGACCGCCGCCGCGCCGCGGCTCCACGCCGTCGCCGGCAACCTGGCCATGCCCGGCTTCACCGCGCCCAAATTGCGCTGGCTGGCGCGGCATGAGCCGGAGAGCTTCCGCGCCGTCGCCACCGTGCTGCTGCCCAAGGACTATCTGCGCCTGCGCCTGTGCGGCGACAAGATCACCGACACCTCGGACGCCTCCGGCACCTTGTGGCTGGACGTGGGCCGCCGCGACTGGTCCGAGGAGCTGCTGGACGCCGGCGGACTGTCGCGCCGCCAGATGCCGCGGCTGGTGGAGGGGCTGGCGCCGGCCGGACGGCTGAGCCCGGCCGCGGCCGCCGCCTGGGGCATCGCTCAGCCGCCGCTGATCGCCGGCGGCGCCGGGGACGGCGCGGCCAGCGCCGTCGGCATCGGCGCGATCGCCCCCGGCGACGGCTTCCTGTCCCTGGGCACCTCCGGGGTGATCTTCGTCGTCGACGACCGTTTCCGCCCCAATCCGGCGCAGGCGCTGCACGCCTTCTGCCATGCGCTGCCCCGGCGCTGGAGCCTGATGAGCGTGATGCTGTCCGCCGCCAGCTGCCTGCGCTGGTTCTGCCGGCTGGCCGGCGTGGACGAGGCGACGCTGCTGACGGAAATCGAGCAGCTGAGCCCGGCGGAACAAGCCGCCGCGCCGGTGTTCCTGCCCTATTTGTCCGGCGAGCGCACTCCGCACAACGACCCCTTCGCCCCGGGCGCCTTCTGGGGCCTGAGCCAGGCGCACGGCCGCGCCGCGCTCGGCTACGCGGTGCTGGAGGGCGTCGCCTTCGGCATGGCGGACGGGCTGGACGCGCTGCGCGCCGCCGGCGCCGCGCCGCGAGCCTTGTCCCTGGTGGGCGGCGGCGCGCGCAGCCCGTTCTGGGCGCAGTTGCTGGCCGACGCGCTGGACGCCGAAATCCTCACCCATCAGGGCGGCGAAGCCGGCGCCGCGCTGGGCGCGGCCCGCCTGGGCTGGCTGGCGGACGGCGGCGACCTCGGCGCCGTCTGCGCCAAACCGCCGCTGCGGGCGCGCTGCGCGCCGGACGCCGCCCGGCATCAGGCCTTGCAAGCTCGCCTGCGTCACTTTCGCGCCCTCTACCAGGCGCGGCCCCCCTCATTTGCGGAGACCTCCCCATGA
- a CDS encoding carbohydrate kinase family protein yields MILCCGEALYDFFLEPGAAEWPQLNYRAVPGGSPFNVAVGLARLGRRAALLTPLSNDYLGAQLRRLLEREGVDGRYLLPRDLPTTLAMVSVDAGGQPQYGFYGERAPEASLRPEELPTLDDEVAAVHFGSYALVGRPGGEALQALAARESGRRLISLDPNLRLNVEPERARWRQCLDIHRRHAHLIKVSAEDLALLYPGQEIEACARGWLAPPCQLLLLTRGEQGVRVFSRRHGEWEQPAAAVQVVDTVGAGDSFQAALLCRLAELGRLSPDGLAALSRAETEDLVRFATRAAALTCARRGPDLPRRAQLAD; encoded by the coding sequence ATGATTCTGTGCTGCGGCGAAGCCCTGTACGATTTTTTCCTGGAACCCGGCGCGGCGGAATGGCCGCAGCTGAACTACCGCGCCGTGCCCGGCGGCTCGCCGTTCAATGTGGCCGTGGGCCTGGCGCGGCTGGGCCGGCGCGCGGCCCTGCTGACGCCCTTGTCCAACGATTATCTGGGCGCGCAGCTGCGGCGGCTGTTGGAGCGGGAGGGGGTGGACGGACGCTATCTGCTGCCGCGCGATCTGCCCACCACTTTGGCGATGGTGAGCGTGGACGCAGGCGGCCAGCCGCAATACGGCTTCTACGGCGAGCGCGCGCCGGAAGCCAGCCTGCGCCCGGAGGAGCTGCCGACGCTGGACGACGAAGTCGCCGCCGTCCACTTCGGCTCCTACGCCTTGGTGGGCCGCCCCGGCGGCGAGGCGCTGCAAGCGCTGGCGGCCCGCGAAAGCGGCCGGCGGCTGATCTCGCTGGATCCCAATCTGCGGCTGAACGTGGAGCCGGAACGGGCGCGCTGGCGGCAATGCCTGGACATCCATCGCCGCCACGCCCATCTGATCAAGGTCAGCGCCGAGGATCTGGCCCTGCTGTATCCGGGACAGGAGATCGAAGCCTGCGCCCGCGGCTGGCTCGCCCCGCCATGCCAGTTGCTGCTGCTGACCCGCGGCGAACAAGGCGTGCGCGTGTTCAGCCGCCGTCACGGCGAATGGGAACAGCCGGCCGCCGCCGTCCAGGTGGTGGACACCGTGGGCGCCGGCGACAGCTTCCAGGCCGCGCTGCTGTGCCGGCTGGCCGAGCTGGGCCGGCTGAGCCCGGACGGGCTGGCGGCGCTGAGCCGGGCGGAAACCGAGGATCTGGTCCGCTTCGCAACGCGCGCCGCCGCCCTCACCTGCGCGCGGCGCGGGCCGGACCTGCCGCGACGGGCGCAGCTGGCGGACTAA
- a CDS encoding LysR family transcriptional regulator, with translation MERGDNSGGPQAAEREDPATGALGRLPSLRLLTGFEAAARLGSVSRAAEALHLSQSAVSHQIQQLEAFVGQPLFQRVGRGIELTFAGEMLQQSVRRALDTLRRGLDRIAVYTDPGLVVLVGPAFLLHGWLQGRLDRLRAAHPDIVPLLSIDEEPGQADEIDVDIVIGRQPMATAGWEDAAWLREDWRFVAAPALAEQLAALPAERHPQLARLICLEKTRMPEEAEAAVQALLPRFGVAAVYDAPQLALDAALRGHGIACLPSPALEEALADGRLRELAGYPRRPGAQWWLSRPRDALRSEAMANLFDWLRAEGGGESAPL, from the coding sequence ATGGAGAGAGGCGATAACAGCGGCGGGCCGCAGGCGGCCGAGCGGGAAGACCCGGCGACGGGCGCGCTTGGCCGCCTGCCCTCGCTGCGGCTGCTGACCGGCTTCGAAGCCGCCGCGCGCCTGGGCAGCGTTTCCCGCGCCGCCGAGGCGCTGCATCTGTCGCAGTCCGCGGTCAGTCATCAGATTCAACAGCTGGAGGCCTTTGTCGGCCAGCCTTTGTTCCAGCGAGTGGGCCGCGGCATCGAACTGACCTTTGCCGGCGAAATGCTGCAACAAAGCGTGCGGCGCGCGCTGGACACGCTGCGGCGCGGGCTGGACCGCATCGCGGTCTACACGGACCCGGGCCTGGTGGTGCTGGTGGGGCCGGCTTTTTTACTGCACGGCTGGCTGCAGGGACGCTTGGACCGGCTGCGCGCCGCCCATCCCGACATCGTGCCCTTGTTATCCATAGACGAGGAGCCGGGCCAGGCCGATGAGATCGACGTGGACATCGTCATCGGCCGGCAGCCGATGGCGACGGCCGGCTGGGAAGACGCGGCCTGGCTGCGCGAGGACTGGCGTTTCGTCGCCGCGCCGGCCTTGGCGGAACAGCTGGCGGCGTTGCCGGCCGAGCGCCATCCGCAGCTGGCGCGTTTGATCTGCCTGGAAAAGACGCGCATGCCGGAGGAGGCGGAGGCCGCGGTGCAAGCGCTGCTGCCGCGTTTCGGCGTCGCCGCCGTTTACGATGCGCCGCAGCTGGCGCTGGACGCGGCCCTGCGCGGCCACGGCATCGCCTGTCTGCCGTCGCCGGCCTTGGAGGAGGCGCTGGCCGACGGCCGGCTGCGCGAGCTGGCCGGCTACCCGCGCCGGCCCGGCGCGCAATGGTGGTTGTCCCGGCCGCGCGACGCGCTGCGCAGCGAGGCGATGGCGAATCTGTTCGATTGGCTGCGGGCAGAGGGCGGCGGCGAGTCGGCGCCGCTTTAG